The genomic stretch GTAGAGGCAATCCTGTTCGTTATGCAAGCAGTGAAAAGCTTCGTGGATGTATTGCACAGCCATAGCATCGATCTGCGGTTGATCTTCTTGAGGCACTGCTTCTAAGTTCACCAGAGCTTCACTCTTCCCTTTAGCCTTGGTCACCCCCAACTCCATGTTCCTTGTGATGATGCCGTACATCAGGTCTTCCCGAGTCTGGAAGGCCTCGTGCAAGCAACGCATCTTGGACTTGATGCCGATTTCCGGGATGGAGAAGGGAAGCGTCACGGTGCGGTTGAGGTAGAGGTAGCCGTTGTCCGCCATTCCCTTCATGGTGCTGGCTTGCTCCAAGCAAGAAGTGATGACGCAGGGGTCAACCACCAGGATGAAGATGAAGGGGGCGTTCCTGTCGGAAAGGAGCGTGTTGATGGCGTTCAACACCCCAACCACCCGTTCGGGGTAGCACATATCCAAGCAGGTGATCTCAAAGACGATCCTCAATCGCCGACGTTCGAAGATCTCCATGTAGTAGATAAAGCTGGTGAGGACCTCGATCTCGCTCTTCACGGCACTCATGAAGCCCAGGTGGCTGGTGAACTTCTCATCGCTGGTCATGCTCTCGATCTTCTTCTTCTGGCTGATGATCAAGTGCTTAATCACAGGACTGAGGGCGATGACGAAGCCTGAGCCCGAAATGGCGGCAAAAGTGCTACCAAGGTACTTCAAGACCGTGCCGTCCCTTATCCCTGGCACAAGGAGGGCGGTAGTAGCCAGGCCTGCGCCAGCTAGCAAAATCACAATAAGGCCTCCTGCGGCGCAACACGTTTTCTTTTTAAGCCTCCACTCATCTTGGGTGAATCCTGAGGCGAATTGCGGACGGCTTCCCACCACGTGGTAGAAACTCAGGGGAAGAGGACCGAAGTGGTGGCGGATATGGTCACACAGGGTGGTGACCAGCCCTGCCCACAATTTGTCGCTGCCTGCATATTCCCAGGCGCTGAATCTTATGAAGAGGAACTCAATGGTTTTCCTTCGCAGGTGCACCTCAGTGATGACGGGTTGGTAGAAGACGATATACCAGAGGAGGGTCAGGTAGTTCATTCCTTCGGGGACTCGGGACCTCTGGTGAGTCCTATGGTATTCAGCTTCTTCCCTTCGGATTGATTCTTTGAGCATGCATCCTGCAAAAGTTTGTTCAGGAATGGTCAACGGAAGATCTGCCAAGTTCTCAAAGACCTTCAGTCTAGAGAAGGgaatatttgtatctcagggctcaaatgtggggtccttggtgctaccTGAGGTTGGCGGtttccttgcaaatgtttcataacCCAATTAAGCAACTTCATCAGATGATGTTCCttggttgggtcatgaaacatctgcaggaaaaccaccaaggtcagagatcaccaaagactccacagtcctcctcctcctctttctcctccattctccttctcccccttctcctccacctccttctccttctcctcctcctcttcctccacctcccttttccatctcctcctcctcccttctcctcctcctcctccttcttctcctccagcTCCACCgcccttctccatctcctccttccccttctcctctcttctccttcttctccttcccctcctcctcttcctccacccccctttcccatctccatctcctcctttctcctccttctccttctcctcctcctcctcctcccacttctcctcctccttctcctccttcagcTCCACCgcccttctccatctcctccttccccttctcctctcttctccttctcccctcctcctccatctcctcctcctgctcctgcttcccctcccttctccatctcctcctcccttctcctccttctctgcctattccctcctcttccttctctttctcctccatctcctctcttctccttctcccctccaccttcatctcctcctcctcttccttctcctgctagcccccttctccatctcctcctcctcctcccttctcctccttctcctcctcttccctcctcctccttctttctccttctcattctcccctcttccttcatctcctcctcctcctgctcctgtttcccctcccttctccatctccccctcccttctcctcctcctcctaatccctcctcctccttctctttctcctccatctccgccatctccttctcctcctccgtccCCCTTACTCCTCCATAAACTCTccttctttctagcactgatgatgttactcagTGAGGCCAGTGATATAAGTTCTGTGACGGCATGATGATTCCTGTGAGATCACTTCTCTCTCCCCAGAGACCCATGGATAGAAGGAGGACCTTCTGCTAAGGGGTCTACCTACATGGATTCCCCCCCTGATTCTCTCAGTGCGGGACTGACCTGCAATCTGGTCCAGTAGGGAGTGGATGCGAGTCCCGCAGGGCGAATAAAAACCCACGGTGACCGGGGTGGAGGTATGGCACAACGTCTTTGACAAAGAGCAGCAATAAATGTCATCCTCAGTCATCAGATctgagagggaaaagagaaacaaaaggaatggGGAATAACCAGAGAGTCCACATATCAGGGTCATTCAGcacagcactgagaaaagggacttatgaccggtcctcgcacttatgacggtcacaacacacacacacacacaccatggtcatgtgatccaaattcaggcacGCGTCTTTATAAAGGTTGAAGCGTCCCAGGGTGACGAGATCTTTGCTAGTCAGCTCCTGGCAaattcaatgggggaagccaggttcatttaacgacctcacgattcacttaacaacaaaaatactTGTAAAATAGGGTGCCATGTGCCTTAACGACCACCTTGCTTAGCCACAGGAGTCCTGGTCCCTAGTCTATAATCTCTTCTTTGCCCTCAAGCAATGTTTCCCAATCTCAGCCGATTTATgaagcgtggacttcaactcccagaattccccagccagaattctttaagatggatgggatgcatatatatatatatatatatatatatatatatatatatatatatatgtgtgtgtgtgtgtgtgtgtgtgtgtgtgtgtgtgtgtgtgtgtgttatttgtgctgataaataaataaagggagactagtatagatctatttcaagctatttagctctcatcagctagccatacccttactgggattcgaacctgtgctgtattgcatcttaggcaaatgtcttagccattgagccacaggtctcctccttatcagctgaatatGTACCTTCTTCCCtgaatatataccttcttccctggcttcagctatatatgtatactgtatatatatatatgtatactgtATATCATTTGAGAGTAATTAGGATAATTATCTTGTGTAACTCATCCTATTGTAAATGCCAGAGCAGGGCTGAGATTTCTAcagtgttttttcccctcaggtgtttcgtgtgtgtgtttgtgtttgtgtttgtgtgtgtgtgtgtgtgtgtgtgtgtgtgtgtgtaaggagcTGAGTCTTTATTTACTAACCTATTTCAGGCTTTAAAAtgcctaaataaataaacctaaataaaccaaatacataTGGTTATTTCTGGTGCATTTTCtgtatgaaaaaaaagaaatcttccttcttccagtactgcgccaccaacagtcttgctgcagttattaaatgcaaaatcaagttcgTCTCTATAACTGtgcaatcagtaattatacctaacaagaataactgaggggtaaactttatcctttttttaagaacattttgcataatccaccatatttttatccaaaatgctttaacctttttacaagtccaccatatatgataatacgtagcatcagcacaatcacatctccagcatttaggttgtaagttcggatacatagaggccagttttgaAGGacatgccatctataaaacatcttataaaagttttctctcaaattttgggcttgtgtaaattttacatttcttacccatatcttttcccatgtatccaacgttattggttcttcaaaattttgtgcccattttatcatacagtctttaactaattctgtttccaaatccatttctattaatacattatatagtctctttatatgcattggactttgatctctaatttgttttaaaTCTTGCTCTTTTTGTCATGACATGGTCATgtaaggtcaaaaaagtcaagatggcggctGGGATGAGCAAACCTCACCCCGTTCGTTCCATACTCATAAACAGCAGTAGATTAATTGCATAGTGACCCTGCTCTATAAAATTTTTGGGTTAGCTCCTGCTGCTTGTATTCTGAATTTCTCcagaaatatgaaataatttgGATTTATAGCCTAGGTGACATTCTCACACAAGATAGCGGTGTTTGAATCATCTACGCAAGCTGGGATTTTGGGAACAGTGTCCCCTCACCGTGTGGACTCCCCAAATTCTATCCTTTCTAAATTTCCCCTCCTTGCGTGTAGAAATGTAGCTCTGTGAGGAGCAGCTAGTTTTCCACTTGCAAGGAATAGTTGTGTAGAGACTGGTGCGTCTCAGAAACCCACACACTCGATCTGCAACCTGAAATTTTATGTCAAGTGTGGATAAATCCATCCTGTCCAATTTATAAacctactagccgataacctggtatTTGCCCGGggaatttatttatcctaattttgTATTAGGttggagcccctttgtggagtactgtgaagccattaccatggcaattccactgcgctgtatagtagaagccatattaaggcagtacagtggaagccattttacgtcacaacaggctgtatcttaacagaatacacaccccgaggggttttaggggtgcctTATCCCcgacagtatttatttccagagggtaagtcatctgtgtaccaagtttggttgaaattgctcgaggtgttccagagtgaTGCTGGAACATACATCACACCgccatttttatataaatagatagaagaAGATTAGAGATTATAGTGATGATGGTAGGGCAACTTTGAACTCtctttatattttgaaataatcaGTAATGGAAGCGTAAAAGGAAGGGAAAGTCCCTACATCATTAAAGACTTGACtcatcacagattttttttttgttttcacccATTTAAAAAATGTGTCTCATTAAGGTGAGATTTACTCAGGGTTAATTCAGGACGACATTCACAATTCCTTTGCAAATAAATGTGTGGGCTCGCGTGGGACTAGAGAGGAACTGATTCTGCACCAAAATAAATACCAGTAGCCTTCCATTTGCAACCATAATAGAGCTTGTAAGTAATGACGGACATAAAGTCAGTCTTTACAGGACcagcctgattttacaacctcttTTTTATGGTGCTCATTAAGCAAAACCTTTAAATTTCTTCTCTTGTGCCAgcattttcatttcattagatTGATGAACTAAGGAACCAAGTTTCTGATGACCAGAAATCTAAGAAGTTCCCTTCTTACTGAAAatgaatgttttctttaaaaaaattggattagATTTATACGAACATACGTGGGTGTATACAAAGTTTTGTACTTCTTCATTTTGTCACATTCATGTGTAAATTGGAggcggtgaccctttgagagccgTACGCCACGAAACTTCATTTTAATATACGCCAACCAGTGTATATTCAAAGTGACGATAAAGTTATTTATTCTAAAGAGCCAAATGCAAGCCCTACCATTAGATTTGCTTTCTTAAAAATGTTCTTCTGGAATAGGGGTTTTCCCCCCTACCCCTGCCCCAGAAAATTAAATGTCTgttatctcaaaaaaaaaaaaaaaaaaaaaaactgagtcCAAAaacctgagccaaggtggcacagtggttaaatgcagcactgcaggctacttcagctgactgcagttctgcagttcggctgttcaaatctcactggctcaaggttgactcagccttccatccttccgaggtgggtaaaatgaggacccggattgttgttgggggcaatatgctgactctgtaaactgcttagagagggctgaaagcggtatataagtctaactgctattgctattgctaaaaaggtTTTAGGGAATTGTTGAGCAAGTCAAAATGGTTATGATTTAGAGTTTAGATCCGTGGTGGCAAACCGATGGCACATGGGCCCACTGTTTGCGGCAGtgctggaaattggaagagctgggcttctgttttccagcatgagcattcgcactggccagctgattggcgTGCGCACTTGGGTGCCAGTCcctggaagacttgctggctggcgcatgtgtgcgccggaaaccggaagtttaTTTCGGTGCCGAAAACCAGGCGCCATCCCTGGTTTAGATCATGGTTGTCCGAACCTTTGGTTAGTCTGGGTTGCACGGGGTGAAGAGTAATTCATGCAAAATATCAAATATagataatgtatacaaataagagactttcttttatttacttttatgaaATCATTTGAAAATTTATCatgaaaacttaaaaaaaaatcaagttcaaTTATTAATTTAAAGGAAATagattaaataaacattaaattaTATGTTGCATTCGATTACATTGACATGATAAAATATCAAATATAGAGCgtctatatttttaaaacagtCTAGGCTTGGTACTTGGACTAAGTACACTGTGTattatttacaaaaaagaaaagaaaagctttatATTTCATAAAGGTACagtcagatcaggggtgggtttctcgctccgttccaactggttcggttggaacggggccggcagcgtcctcgtgcatgctTGCGGTGCACGCAtccgtactagtgtctgtgcaatgctccagctgctcctggaggatcgggcaggcgctgtatgcgtcctgcgcatgcgtagaagcgcagaactcgtcaaaaccgggtaaggaccgcgggcgggcgggcgcgcacttcgccattcctggaagttacttacttccgggttcgccgaccaaccagttcgcagggaccgccgcgaaccggttgaaacccacccctgagtcagATAGCCAATGAAATTCTAAATgacatatttaaaaatgtttatgtaTATCCCTCATTCAAAAAATAAGAGTAACTCAATAAACTAATGGAGATAAAAgcgaaaaaaaggggggaaaaaaccatatcCCTATGCCTAAAAAAATTTCAAAGAGCAATTTTAATGTGACAGAAACAACGTACTGCAATTGTATTTGTTGAGGATGCAGTATTTTCTTtgagaaaatatatattctgttgaccccctttcttttatttttgttatcaTCATGTGGGGCTGCATTACTTGGTGGCCCAGGTCACATGTAGGAAGCAAATCACAAGTTCCACATACCTAGTTTAGATATCGcaataataaagaataaagagaTGCAAAGATTACTCAACAATTAAGAGGGACAATAACAGGTGGCTGATTATTCGGCCCCcaataaaaactggaaaaactaTGTCATTGAACAAAACCTAGCAATTTAACAGTCACTGAACTGGTTGCTTGCAAAGCCAGCAAGGGAAGGCATAATGAAGAACGGAAGAGAAAACATTTAACATATTATGCTAATAAAGAAAATAACTACTGTGCGTGTAATCCAGTTTTAAAAGAATACGTTAATTACCTCCCCACGTACAGGAACTGTTGTAGATGTTAGAACTGTTACTAAGCTCTGCTGAAAATTAAATGCGCTCTGCTAAAATTAAAGGGGTTATTTAGGGAAGAGTTCTAACATTTGCAACCCACGAGCCTACGTTCGTCTCAAAGCACTCATCaggcaagtccttgacttacaacaatctGTTTAGCAAGTATTCAGAGTTACGACagcgctgggggaaaaaaacctgacttGCAACcggtcctcacatttatgactgttgcagcatccccgcagtcatgtgaccaaattcaggggcttggcaatTGGTATGGATTTACGACGGTTGCCGCACCCCGAGGTTATGGGGTGCTCAATGGCAGCCTGGGCCTCTGGTTGTGCTTTTTTTGACAGCCCCTTAAATCAAATTTCAATACACAAGTGGCCTTGGAATTATGACCTATACTGGGACTTGAACtgttgttgctaagcgaggcagttgtttAGTGAGTCGCCCCTGATTTTGTGACATATTTTGCCCAAGGGGGGGGTTAACGAATCGCTACAGTTGTTCTAAAGTAGGAAGTAAAGTGAGTTtcggacattaagtgtgaaacctactgggtcaggctggacagcctcttgggACCCCTTTACTTCtgtattaaaaagccacataggcagagttgcagcttgcaaaagaacaggaagcaagggcctaacccagaggtgggttcctaccagttcgcacctattcggtagaaccggttcgtcaaatctaccgaactggttagaagaggttccaccagtggacccggaaagcaggccacacctacagaagaggctccaaaattttttgaaacccaccactgctaaagggttagaggtgcacggatcttgtaacttgactgctttaagacttgcatgcttcaatgccagagttcctgagccaacgtgactggagaaggaattctgggagttgaagtccacaagtcttaaagctgtcaagtttgaacacccctggttttttttcctaaagggttaggggtgcaagggtcttggaacttgacagctttaagacttgcgtgcttcaatgccagagtttctgaatagctacttggactgacctaagtactaattcataatttcatatctggtcacaagggtggcaagccactcccacaaaggaggccacacccacagagtaggttcgaacaatttttgaaacccaccactggcctaaccGCAGAGTTCAATAGCCTCACAAGACCACAAGGGTCAGCTAAAGTTCCCTTAGAGACGCCTACTCAGTACCTacgacaaaaggagaagtaagacccccatctccttataaggttttctcctcaaggaaaccactaagaaatgagttaagtgtttccgtgttacgctgcctttgagaatgtataagaacgtgtgctttgatggtgaaggttgttcagaatttgcaatgctaGCTATTTCGCTAACTTTCcaaacctggctgccaaatatacttttcctgtatcctgagaagtctaaaggctgtcattttctgcaacagttcaATGAATCAcacagtccttaagtgaatccatcttccctccatttAATTTGCCTGTCAGAAACTAGCTGGGAAGGATATACATGCCAAGTGCCCCGATTTTGATCAGGTCACAATTGCTACAACAGTGGTAAGTGTGAGGACTTGCTagagtaccattgtaacttccaaCGGTTGCTTTGAACGGTtgtaacttagcaatagcaatagcagttagacttatataccgcttcatagggctttcagccctctctaagcggttttacagagccagcatatcgcccccaacaacaatcctgggtcctcattttacccacctcggaaggatggaaggctgagtcaaccctgagccggtgagatttgaacagccgaactgcagaactacagtcagctgaagtagcctgcaatgctgcgtttaaccactgtgccacctcggccccAATTTTGATCAGGTCACAattgctacaacagttgtaagtgcgaggacttgctacagtgccattgtaacttccaacagtTGCTTCGAACGGTTGTAACTTGAGGTTTACCTCTACTAAATTTGATCTTTTTGGAAGAAGTGGATTTATATCCTTGCTACCGTCCATTAGCCTAAATCCAGTTGGTGTGAATGAGGTGCTGGGCCTACCTTTATCATGGTACTCAGCGTGGCTAAAATGGGTCTCCCGGCTCGAGCACAGGCACCCCGTTTCGTGGCAGTCCTCCGCATGGTGCAGTCTGGCGACTTCCTCATCATAGTAACTCATCAGCTCTGGAGTCGGTGGACTGCCAACTGAACTTCCCAGGCAGATGGGAGCCTGCCAGAAGGAAATAAAACAGGCAGGTGGTTCAACCTGGTTACCTGGTAAGCTTCCAATGAGAATGGAGGAACAAAatgtgtatagcaatagcaatagcagttagacttatataccgcttcatagggctttcagcatatcgcccccacagtctgggtcctcattttacccacctcggaaggatggaaggctgagtcaaccctgagccggtgagatttgaacggccgaactgcagtcagctgaaatagcctgcatttaaccactgcgccacctcggtgtaTACCGAGCCACATCTGGTTatatatgcattttattttatttttgcatttggtttgtcaaacCCGTGCAAGATAACAGGTACAAGTATAAACAAGGAAATgattacaaataaatggggacaatgggacagggatggtaggcaagctggtgcgcttatgcacgccccctttacggacctcttaggaatggggtgaggtccaagggagacagtttaaggttgaagctgtgggggggtttgaggatgcaacaacggagtcaggtagagcattccaggcattgaccactctgtggcaGAAGTCATATTTCCTGCAATTTGGAGTTTGGAGCAGTTTCCCTTATTGTTTGCCCGCGTACTATTGAGGTTGAAACTCAAGCAGCAACAGAGTTTTTCTCTCTGACTTTTTCTTGTTTCTATGCTTCAGCTTAGAAAACTGGGTCcattgagtgagagagagagggggggatgaaagaagggagggagggagggagggagggagagagggaaagaaagaaagaaagaaagaaagagggagggagggagagaaagaaatgagggaggaaggagagggagaaagaaaggagggagggaggaagagagaaggaaaaagagagagggagagaaaaagaaagaaaggaagggagagagaaagaaagaaagagaaagaaagaaagagggatggagagaaagaaatgagggaggaaaagagagaggaaaagaaagaaagagaaagaaagaaagaaagggatggagagaaagaaatgagggaggaaaagggagaggaaaagaaagaaagaaagagaaagaaagaaagaaagggatggagagaaagaaatgagggag from Thamnophis elegans isolate rThaEle1 chromosome 12, rThaEle1.pri, whole genome shotgun sequence encodes the following:
- the LOC116515546 gene encoding NTPase KAP family P-loop domain-containing protein 1-like, whose translation is MSTKEDEHDPVETNRKAPICLGSSVGSPPTPELMSYYDEEVARLHHAEDCHETGCLCSSRETHFSHAEYHDKDLMTEDDIYCCSLSKTLCHTSTPVTVGFYSPCGTRIHSLLDQIAGCMLKESIRREEAEYHRTHQRSRVPEGMNYLTLLWYIVFYQPVITEVHLRRKTIEFLFIRFSAWEYAGSDKLWAGLVTTLCDHIRHHFGPLPLSFYHVVGSRPQFASGFTQDEWRLKKKTCCAAGGLIVILLAGAGLATTALLVPGIRDGTVLKYLGSTFAAISGSGFVIALSPVIKHLIISQKKKIESMTSDEKFTSHLGFMSAVKSEIEVLTSFIYYMEIFERRRLRIVFEITCLDMCYPERVVGVLNAINTLLSDRNAPFIFILVVDPCVITSCLEQASTMKGMADNGYLYLNRTVTLPFSIPEIGIKSKMRCLHEAFQTREDLMYGIITRNMELGVTKAKGKSEALVNLEAVPQEDQPQIDAMAVQYIHEAFHCLHNEQDCLYHYVPDSIIQMRRIVNTIPITIRLMTQQHLLRHSLCPRSVASWVVLANQWPCRLSWILQRMEDKLQCQPPKGYEKELMWDVFVETCPELFSKHKELENIMALDGDPELFEKFLSGDFPFTVQEGKRFLKYTVNLDHSIRYKMGQLQALATLENYRKGGTDSEKRA